CGGCGCCGCATTTATCCCTTCACCCCGCTTGCGGGGGGAAGGAGGCTCGAAGGGTCGGATGAGGGGCGGCCACCGACGGTCGAAAGCCGGGCCTGACGATATCAATCCCTCGGGATTATCGTGACCACGCACTCGTCATTCGTATCGAGCCCAGCCTTGTCGCATTGAGGCGCGGTCAAATTGAAGAAGAATACGTCCGAGCCCTTGCCCCACGGGCGAATGTTTCGCCTGAACGGTCCCGCATCGTTCAATATCACATCGGCAGGAAAGGCGTGCACGCGGCCCACCGCATATTCCGATTTTACGACAACATACCGGGGAAGAAATTCCTCCTTGCGGAGAACCCTCGCGGGGAAGGAGACGGGTGCCTTGTTCATCCGGCCATGTCCTTGCTCATGAAACCCGTCCCGCCGCTCCACTACTCGGCAGGCTTTTCATCCAGCGAATGGCGCATGATCAGCGGCATCTGGGTGAAGGTGAAGAGAATCGTGATCGGCATGATCGCCCAGACCTTGAAAGCCACCCAGAAATCGGTCGAGAAATTGCGCCACACCACCTCGTTGGCGACGGCGAGGAAGAAGAAGAACAGGCCCCAGCGGAAGGTCAGCTTGCGCCACCCTTCGGCGTCGAGCCGGAAGGCGGATTCGAAGACGTAGCCGAGCAGCGCCTTGCCGAAGAACAGGCCGCCGAGCAGCACCGCCCCGAACAGCGAATTGACGATGGTCGGCTTCATCTTGATGAACAGCTCGTCCTGAAGCCACAGCGTCAGCGCGCCGAAGATGAACACGACCACGCCCGAGACGAGCGGCATGATCGGCAGCGTGCGGGTCAGCGCCCACGACACGGAAAGCGCGATGGCCGTGGCGATCATGAACAGGCCCGTGGCGAGGAAGAGCGGCCCGCCGAACGAGCCCAGCGCCGGCCATTTCTCGACCAGCCACTCGCCGCGCGAATTGGCGAAGAAGAAGACGAGCAGCGGCCCGAGCTCCAGCGCCAGCTTGAGCAGCGGCGCGACCTCCTTCTTCTTGGGGTCGGACGGATCGCGCTCGAAGACGGGTTCGCTCATCAATTCACTCCCGCGATGGCTTTCGCGAAATCCTGCGCCGCGAAGGGCTCCAAGTCGTCGACGCCCTCGCCGACGCCGATGAAGTAGACCGGCAGCTTGTGCTTGGCCGCTATGGCGACGAGGATGCCGCCGCGCGCCGTGCCGTCGAGCTTGGTCATCACCAGCCCGTTGACCCCGGCGACGTTGCGGAAGATCTCGACCTGGTTGAGCGCGTTCTGCCCCGTGGTGGCGTCGACCGTCTGGAGGACGGTGTGCGGCGCGTCCGCGTCGTGCTTGCCGAGCACGCGCACGATCTTCTCCAGCTCCGCCATCAGCTCGGTCCGGTTCTGGAGCCGCCCCGCGGTGTCGATGACGAGCACGTCGGAGCCGTTGGCCTTCGCCTTCTCGTAGGCGTCGAAGGCGAGGCCGGCCGCGTCCGCGCCGAGCTTCGAGGCCACAACCTCGGACCCGGTGCGCTCGCCCCAGATCTTCAGCTGCTCGATGGCCGCGGCGCGGAACGTGTCGCCGGCGGCGAGCGTCACCTTCAGCCCGCCCGCCGTCAGCTTGGCGGCGAGCTTGCCGATGGTGGTGGTCTTGCCGGTGCCGTTGACGCCGACGACGAGCACGACATGCGGCTTGTGGGCGAGGTCGAGCTCGAGCGGCAGCGCCACCGGCCGGAGCACCTTCTCGACCTCCTGCGCCATGACGGTGCGCACCTCCTCGTCCGACACCTCCTTGCCGTAGCGGCCGGACGCCAGCGCGTCGGTGATGCGGATCGCCGTCTCCATGCCGAGATCGGCGCGGATCAGCACGTCCTCGAGGTCCTGCAGCGTGTCATCGTCGAGCTTGCGCCTGGTGAAGACGCCGGAGATCGAATCCGTCAGCTCGCGCGACGAGCGCGACAGGCCCTCGCGCAGCCGCTGGAACCATGTCGGACGCGGCGCGGGGGCCGGGGCGGGCGCCGCGACCGGCTCCGCCTTCTTCTCCACCGCCTTCGCCACCGTCACCTTGGAGGGCGGCGGGGCCTTCTCCCCTTCATCCTTGCCCTCTTCGCGTGAAGGAGCGACGGGCGGCGGCGTCACCGCGTCGACCTGCTCCTCGCGCGGCGGGGAGGTATCGGCAGACGGACGATCGGGCTCGGGCTCGGGCTCGGGCTCGGGCTCGGGCTCGGGCTCGGGCTCGGGCTCGGGCTCGGGCTCGGGCTCGGGCTCGGGCTCGGGCTCGGGCTCGGGCTCGGGCTCGGGCTCGGGAAATGGATCGCGCGGCGGCTCCGGGACTTCAAGCGGAACTTCCGGCACCGGGCGCGGCTGCGCGACGGGCGCGCTCGCAAGGTCCGGCGCGGCGGCCGGCGGCTCGGTGGGTTCCGCGACGTCCTCCTCCGGCCGGCGCAGGAAATCCGGGACCGGGCCTTCCACCGGCGGCTCGGGCGACGGGGCCGGCGGCGCCTCGGCAGCGGGCAGGGCGGCGGCATCCGCCGGCGCGTCCTCGGCCGGGCGCTCCCCGGCCTGCCCTTCCTCGACCACCTTCTTGTCGCCGAAGGAGAAGATTTTCTTGATGAAGCCGAAAGCCATGAATTGCCGTTCCTCGCCTCAGGCTGCCCGCACGGCGCTGTCGCCCGCGATCAGCCTGTCGCCGTCATGGCCGGAAACCGTGACATCCACGATCTCGCCCGGCCGCCCCTCACCGAGCGAGGCCATGACAAAGCCTTCGGTGCGGCCGATGCCGTCCTGCTCGACCAGCACGCGCTGGCGGGTGCCGACGAGGCCGTCGAGATGCCGGCGATAGGCGCGCTCGCCCACTGCCCGCAGCCTCGCCGCGCGCGCCTTGACGATGCCGCGGTCGACCTGCGGCATGCGCGCCGCCGGCGTGCCTTCGCGTGGGCTGAACGGGAAGACGTGGAGATGCGTCAGCCCGCACTCCTCGACGATGCGAAGCGAGTTCTGAAACATGCCTTCCGTCTCGGTCGGGAAGCCGGCGATGATGTCGGCTCCGAAGACGATGTCGGGCCGCAGCCGCCGCACCTCGGCGCAGAAGCGGATCGAATCGTCGCGCAAATGCCGGCGCTTCATGCGCTTCAGCACCATGTCGTCGCCGGCCTGCAGCGAAAGGTGAAGATGCGGCATCAGACGCATCTCGGTGGCCAGCGCCTCCATCAGCGCCTCGTCGGCCTCGATCGAATCGATGGAAGACAGGCGCAGGCGGGCCAGATCCGGCACCTGACGCAGGATCGTCTTCACCAGACGCCCGAGTCGCGGGCTTGCGGGCAGGTCGCCGCCATAGCTCGTCAGGTCGACGCCCGTCAGCACCACTTCCCTGTAGCCGTTGCCGACGAGGCGCTTGACCTGCTCGACCACGCCGCCCATCGGCACCGAACGCGAACTGCCGCGGCCGTAGGGGATGATGCAGAAGGTGCAGCGATGGTCGCAGCCGTTCTGCACCTGCACGAAGGCGCGCGCCCGCCCCTCGATGGCGTCGACCATGTGCGAGGCGGTCTCGCGGACCTCCATGATGTCGTTGACGCGCACTTTCTCGTAAAGGTTGACGCCGAAATCGGGCAGCGCCCGGTAGGACTGGCTTTTCAGCTTCTCCTCGTTGCCGAGGACGAGGTCCACCTCGTCCATGGCGGCGAAGCCGGACGGGTCGGTCTGCGCCGCGCAGCCGGTGACGATGATGCGCGCTTCCGGGTTGTCGCGCCGCGCCTTGCGGATCGCCTGCCGCGCCTGCCGCACCGCCTCGCCGGTGACCGCGCAGGTGTTGACGATGATCGCCCCGCCCTCGAGCCCGTCGAGGCCGGCGGCGTGCGCCTCGCGCCGCATCACCTCCGACTCGTAGGCGTTGAGCCGGCAGCCGAAGGTGACGATGTCGATGCCGCTCTTCGCCTCGCCCGCCCCGCTCATGCCGCACCCTCGGTATCACGCTCCCAGGCGCCGGTCTCGGGGTCGAGCCGGCCGGAGAATTCCCATTCGGCCGGCCCGGTCATGATGACATGGTCGTCGGCGCGCCACTCGATGACGAGCCTGCCGCCGCTCGGCGCCGTCACCGTTACGGTGCGGCCGGTACGCCCCGTCCGCGCGGCCGAGACGGCGGCGGCGCAGGCGGCCGAGCCGCAGGCCAGCGTCAGCCCCGCGCCGCGCTCCCAGGTGCGGATGGTCATGGCGTCGCGCGCCGTGACTTGGGCGATCGTGATGTTGGCGCGCTCGGGAAAGATCGGGTGGTTCTCCAGCAGCGGCCCGAACTTTTCGAGGTCGTAGGACCACACGTCGCCGTCGACCCAGAAGATCGCATGCGGGTTGCCCATCGAGGCGACGGAGGGCGAGTGCAGCACCGGCGCGTCGATCGGGCCGATCTGCAGCTCGATGGCGCGCGTGTCGCGGAACTCCTCGGCGAGCGGGATATCCTGCCAGCCGAAGCGCGGCCGGCCGAGATCGACCGAGATCGAGCCGTCCGCGTGCTCGGTGGCGTTGAGGATGCCGGCGACCGTCTCGAAGGCGAATTGCCGCTGGCCCGTCTCGGCGGCGAGCGCCGCGACGACGCAGCGCGTGCCGTTGCCGCAGGCCTGCGCCTGGCTGCCGTCGGAATTGAGGATCTCGATATAGCTGTGCGTGCCCGGCGTTCGCGGGTCGTGGATCGCCATGATCTGGTCGAAGCGCGTCGCCGGATCGGCCGCCAGCGCCAGCGCCGCCGCCGGCGTGACGCGGCCCGCGCGGCCACGCATGTCGGCGACGATGATCTCGTTGCCGATCCCGTTCATGCGGGCGAAGGGAATGCGCTGGCTCATGGCCTGCTATATGGCGGAAACGGCAGGCGATTACCAGTGTCGCCGGCGGCCGGCGAAGGAACGCTTTCTTAACCATGCACGTTGGATTCTCCAAAAGATCGCCACTATTCTGGCGCTTGAAGGGATTCGATCGACCTGTGGGGCACCCCCGCCCCGACGGAGGGACTTTATGGCTTTCAGGACTGGCGGCATCGTCGTCGCAACCTCGTTTCTGGCGCTGGCGCTCGCCGGCTGCCAGAGCGACCGCTTCTCGGGCATCGACTCGCGACCCGCGCCCCTTCCCGCCGCGCCGGCCGGCACCGTGACCGCGGGCCAGCTTCCGCCCCCGGTGCAGCCGGGCACGACCGACCCGTCGCAGTTTCCCGAGGCGCCCGGGGGCGGCAGCGAGCAGCCGGCCGACGGCACGCAGATCGCCGCTCTGGAGCAGAACGCGGCCGACATCTCGGCCGGCAGCGTCGCCGGTGTCTGGAACGCCTCCGTCTCCGGCCAGAGCTGCCGCATCGCCACGCCGCAGACGCGCTTCGGCCAGGGCTTCCGCGCCGGCCCGCTGCGCTGCCCGGCGCCGCTCGCCGGCGTCAAGTCGTGGAACGTGTCGGGCAAGCAGCTCGCGCTCTACGACGAAGGCGGCACCGTGCTGGCCAGGCTCTATTCGTCGGGCGGCAACCGCTTCGACGGCCAGACCAGCTCCGGCCAGCCCGTCTCGCTCTCGCGCTAGCGCCGGCCCCTCAGGATCGATCCACACCCATGTCCTCGCATGACGGGCTGTCGCCCTTTCGCACCGTCCGTCAGGCCTACGACCATCTGGAGGAAACCGGCGCCATCGCCCGCGATCCGGCGCAGATGGCCGTGGTCGAGGCGCTCGACCGGCTGATCGAGGAGCTTTCCGTCAAGCGGATGGCGGCCAAGAAAAGCGCGCTCGGCTGGCTGTTCGCCAAGAAGCGGCCGGCGCACGAGCCGGTGAAGGGCCTTTACGTCCACGGCGAGGTCGGGCGCGGCAAGACCATGCTGATGGACCTGTTCTTCGAGCTGGTCCCGGCGCGGCGCAAACGGCGCGCCCATTTCAACGACTTCATGGCCGACGTCCACGACCGCATCCAGAAGCATCGCGAGAAGCTGAAGCGCGGCGAGACCAAGGAGACGGACCCGATCCCGCCGGTAGCGCGGGCGCTGGCGGAAGAAGCGTGGGTGCTGTGCTTCGACGAGTTCACCGTCACCGACATCGCCGACGCCATGGTGCTGTCGCGGCTGTTCTCGTCGCTGTTCGCGGAGGGCGTCGTCCTCGTCGCCACCTCGAACGTCGCGCCGCGCGACCTCTATCGCGACGGGCTGAACCGCGGCCTGTTCGAGCCGTTCATCGGCATTCTCGAGCGCCATGCGAAGGTGCTCAACCTCGACGGGCCGACCGACCACCGCCGCCGCCGGCTGGAGCGGATGCAGGTCTACATCACGCCGCTCGACGAGGCGGCCGACCGGCTGATGGACGAGGCGTGGAGCGCCGCCACCGCCGGGCGCGGCGTCCATGAGGACCGGATCGCCCTCAAAGGCCGCGAGATCGTGGTGCCGCGCGCCGCCGGCACGGCCGCGCGCTTCGACTTCGCCCAGCTCTGCGGCGCGGCGCTCGCCGCGCGCGACTATCTCGCCCTCGTCGCCCGCTACGACACGCTGTTCCTCGACCATATCCCGGTCATGGGGCAGGACAGGCGCAACGAGGCCAAGCGCTTCATCCTGCTCGTCGACACGCTCTACGACAACCGCGTGCGGCTGGTGGCGAGCGCCGAAGGCGCACCCGAGGCGCTCTATCGCGGCACGGTCGGGGCGGAGGTGTTCGAGTTCGCCCGCACCGCCTCGCGCCTGACCGAGATGCAGAGCCGCGAATGGCTGGAAGGCGCCCGCCGCCGCGACGCCGCCGAATGAGCCCCGGCCCGGCCGAGGCCGCCCTTCTCCTCGCGCTGGCCGCGACAGCGCACAATGTCGAGGAGATGATCTGGCTGCCCGGCTTTGCCCATCCGCCCGCGCTTCGATGGGACGTTCCGCCCCGCGCCTTCCGCTTCGCCGCGACCGTGATCACGCTGGCCTTCTGGGCCGCGGCGCTGGCGCTCGCTTGCGGGGTATCGGCACTGGAGCCGGTCGTCGCCGGCTTCGCGCTGGCGGTGATCGTCAATGCCTTCCTGCCCCACCTCGCGCTCACCCTCATCCTGCGGCGCTATCATCCGGGCACGGCGAGCGGCCTGCTGCTCGTCGTCCCGGCCGCGCTGCTCTATCTGGCGGCCGTCGATGCGACGCGGCGCATCGGCGACCCGGCCTTTCTGGCATGGGCCGCCGCCGGCGCGGCCGGGCTGGCGGCCGCGGTGCCGCTTCTCCTCGCGCTGGGCAGGCGGCTCGGCTGAAAAACTCGCTAGCCGGCCATCAAATTCTTACGTTTACGTAAGACAATATTCGCTTAAACATTTGAAATCGCTATGCCGGTAAGAATGGGTTGAGTTTTTGACCCTATGCGTCTATGCGAAGCCCATCCGGGCGGCCTCCCGTGTCCGGATGAGACGTCTCGGCACCATCTTCTGACATGCCGGCGCGGTGACGGACCGGCACTCGCAAGGGAACCCAAATTCATGGCTCGTAACAAGATCGCCCTCATCGGCTCCGGCATGATCGGCGGCACGCTCGCCCATCTCGTCGGCTTGAAGGAACTCGGCGACGTCGTCCTGTTCGACATCGCGGAAGGCGTGCCCCAGGGCAAGGGCCTCGACATCGCCCAATCCTCGCCGGTCGACGGCTTCGACGCGCGCTACACCGGCGCCAACGACTATTCGGCCATCGAGGGCGCGGACGTGTGCATCGTCACCGCCGGCGTGCCGCGCAAGCCCGGCATGAGCCGCGACGACCTGCTCGGCATCAACCTCAAGGTCATGGAGCAGGTCGGCGCCGGCATCGCGAAATACGCGCCCAACGCCTTCGTCATCTGCATCACCAACCCGCTCGACGCCATGGTCTGGGCGCTGCAGAAGTTCTCCGGCCTGCCGAAGAACAAGGTGGTCGGCATGGCCGGCGTGCTGGATTCGGCACGCTTCCGCCTGTTCCTCGCCGAGGAGTTCAAGGTTTCGGTCGAGGACGTCACCGCCTTCGTGCTCGGCGGCCACGGCGACACGATGGTTCCCCTGACGCGCTATTCGACGGTGGCGGGCATCCCGCTGCCCGACCTCGTCAAGATGGGCTGGACCTCGCAGGAGAAGCTCGACCAGATCGTCCAGCGCACCCGCGACGGCGGCGCCGAGATCGTCGGCCTGCTGAAGACCGGCTCGGCCTATTACGCGCCGGCCGCCTCGGCGATCGCCATGGCCGAGTCCTACCTGAAGGACAAGAAGCGCGTGCTGCCGAGCGCCGCGCACCTGTCCGGCCAGTACGGGCTCAAGGACATCTATGTCGGCGTGCCGACGGTCATCGGCGCCGGCGGCGTCGAGCGCGTCATCGAGATCGCGCTGAACCGGGACGAGCAGGCCATGTTCGACAAGTCCGTCGCCTCGGTCGAGTCGCTGTGCAACGCGTGCGCCGAGATCGCGCCCAGCCTCAAGCAGTAAGCAAGGAAGGTCGCCACGCATGAACATCCATGAATATCAGGCAAAGCAGCTTCTGAAGGGCTACGGCGCGCCGGTCGCAGAAGGCGTCGCCATCTTCGCCGCGAACGAGGCGGAAAAGGCGGCGAAGTCGCTCCCCGGCCCGCTCTATGTGGTCAAGAGCCAGATCCACGCCGGCGGCCGCGGCAAGGGCAAGTTCAGGGAACTGTCGCCCGACGCCAAGGGCGGCGTCCGGCTGGCGAAGACGGTCGACGAGGTCGTCGCCTTCACCAACGAGATGCTGGGCAACACGCTGGTGACCAAGCAGACCGGCGGGGCCGGCAAGCAGGTCAACCGCCTCTACATCGAGGACGGCGCCGACATCTCGCGCGAGCTGTACCTGTCGATCCTCGTCGACCGCTCGGTCGGCCGCGTCGCCTTCGTCGTCTCGACCGAGGGCGGCATGGACATCGAGGCCGTTGCCGAAGCCACCCCGGAAAAGATCGTCACCGTGGCGATCGACCCCGAGGCCGGCGTCACCGACGCCGACGTCGCCAAGCTCAACGAGGCGCTGAAGCTGACCGGCGAGGCCGCGCAGGACGGCAAGACGCTGTTCCCGATCCTCTACAAGGCCTTCACCGAGAAGGACATGAGCCTGCTCGAGGTCAACCCGCTGATCGTGATGGAGAACGGCCGCCTGCGCGTCCTCGACGCCAAGGTGTCGTTCGACAACAACGCGCTGTTCCGCCACGCCGACGTGGTCGAGCTGCGCGACACCACGGAAGAGGACGCCAAGGAGATCGAGGCGTCGAAATACGACCTCGCCTATGTCGCGCTCGACGGCAATATCGGCTGCATGGTCAACGGCGCTGGCCTCGCCATGGCGACCATGGACATCATCAAGCTCTACGGCGCCGAGCCGGCGAACTTCCTCGATGTCGGTGGCGGCGCGAGCAAGGAGAAGGTGACGGCGGCGTTCAAGATCATCACCGCCGACCCGAACGTGAAGGGCATCCTCGTCAACATCTTCGGCGGCATCATGAAGTGCGACGTGATCGCCGAGGGCGTCATCGCGGCGGTCAAGGAAGTGGGGCTGAAGGTTCCGCTGGTCGTCCGCCTCGAAGGCACCAATGTCGAGCTGGGCAAGAAGATCATCAACGAGAGCGGGCTGAACGTCATCTCCGCCGACGATCTCGACGATGCCGCCCAGAAGATCGTCAAGGCCGTGAAGGGGAACTGAACCGCGATGTCAATTCTGATCGACAAGAACACCAAGGTTCTGGTTCAGGGCCTGACCGGCAAGACCGGCACCTTCCACACCGAGCAGGCGCTGGCCTATCACGGCACGCAGATGGTCGGCGGCATCCACCCCGCCAAGGGCGGCGAGACCTGGAAGGGCTCGAAGGGCGAGACGCTGCCGATCTTCGCCTCCGTCGCGGAAGGGCGCGAAAAGACCGGCGCCGACGCCTCCGTGGTCTACGTGCCGCCGGCAGGCGCGGCCGCCGCGATCATCGAGGCGATCGAGGCGGAGGTCCCGCTGATCGTCTGCATCACCGAAGGCATCCCGGTGATGGACATGGTCAAGGTCAAGGCGAGGCTCGAGAAGTCGAAGTCGCGGCTGATCGGCCCGAACTGCCCCGGCATCGTCACCCCCGACGAATGCAAGATCGGCATCATGCCCGGCAACATCTTCCGCAAGGGCTCGGTCGGCGTCGTCTCGCGCTCCGGTACGCTGACCTACGAGGCGGTGTTCCAGACCACCAATGAGGGCCTCGGCCAGACCACCGCGGTCGGCATCGGCGGCGACCCGGTCAAGGGCACCGAGTTCATCGACGTGCTGGAGCTGTTCCTCGCCGACGAGGCCACCCAGTCGATCATCATGATCGGCGAGATCGGCGGCTCGGCCGAGGAGGACGCGGCGCAGTTCCTCAGGGACGAGGCCAAGCGCGGCAGGAAGAAGCCGATGGCCGGCTTCATCGCCGGCCGCACTGCCCCTCCCGGACGCACCATGGGCCATGCCGGTGCGGTGATCTCCGGCGGCAAGGGCGGCGCCGAGGACAAGATCGCGGCGATGGAGGAAGCGGGCATCCGCGTCTCCCCGTCGCCGGCCCGGCTCGGCAAGACGCTGGTCGAGGCGATCCGCGGCTGACGCGCGGATTTTGCGCCGCGATCGGGCGGCGATCACGATCTCGTGCCTGGCGGTCATCCGGCAGGCACATTTTACTGACATGAGGGTGGGCTCAACCGCCCCGTCAGGGAGGGAACACCGGAGCGCAGTGTCGCTCGTATCGCGGCACCGCCGCTTGGGACAACAAGGAGACGGAGCGGAAGCGCTCCGATGATCGCGATGGCGCGGCAAGATCAGGCAAACGACCTTTTTTCGCTCACCTCGTTCCTCTATGGCGGCAATGCCGACTACATCGAAAGGCTGTATGCCGCCTGGCTCGACGATCCGTCGGCGGTCGATCCCGAGTGGCGTGACCTGTTCGAAACCTTGCAGGACAATGCCGGCGACGTGCGCAGGAACGCCGAGGGCGCCTCGTGGAAGAAGCCGAACTGGCCTGTGGCGGCCAATGGCGAGCTCGTCTCCGCTCTCGACGGCGACTGGGGCCCCTCCGAGATCGGCAAGATCGAGAAGCATTTCGAGAAGAAGGTGAAGGAAAAGGCGACCGCGAGCGGCGGCGCGCTGTCCGATGCCGACGTCCTGCGCGCCACGCGCGATTCGGTGCGCGCCATCATGATGATCCGCGCCTTCCGCATGCGTGGCCACCTGCACGCCAATCTCGACCCGCTCGGCCTCGCCGAGCCGGAGGAGGACTACAACGAGCTGTCGCCCGAGGCCTACGGCTTCACCGAGGCCGACTACGACCGGCCGATCTTCATCGACCATGTGCTCGGCCTCGAATATGCCACCGTGCGCCAGATGCTCGACATCCTGAAGCGCACCTACTGCTCGACGCTGGGCGTCGAGTTCATGCACATCTCCAACCCCGAGGAGAAGGCGTGGATCCAGGAGCGCATCGAGGGGCCGGACAAGGGCATCGAGTTCACCGAGAACGGCAAGAAGGCGATCCTGCAGAAGCTGATCGAGGCGGAAGGCTTCGAGCAGTTCATCGACGTCAAGTACAAGGGCACCAAGCGTTTCGGCCTCGACGGCGGCGAATCGCTGATCCCGGCGCTGGAGCAGATCATCAAGCGCGGCGGCGCGCTCGGCCTGAAGGAGATCGTCTTCGGCATGGCCCATCGCGGCCGCCTGAACGTTCTGACCAACGTCATGGCGAAGCCCCATCGCGCCGTCTTCCATGAGTTCAAGGGCGGCTCCTACGCGCCTGATGACGTCGAGGGCTCCGGCGACGTCAAGTACCATCTCGGCGCCTCGTCCGACCGCGAGTTCGACGGCAACAAGGTCCACCTGTCGCTGACGGCGAACCCGTCGCATCTGGAGATCGTCAATCCCGTGGTGATGGGCAAGGCCCGCGCCAAGCAGGACCAGATCTTCGGCCGCACCCGCGAGGAGATCGTCCCGCAGGAGGAGCGCGCCAAGGTGCTGCCGCTCCTGCTGCACGGCGACGCGGCCTTTGCCGGGCAGGGCGTCGTCGCGGAGATCCTCGGTCTTTCCGGCCTGCGCGGCCATCGCGTCGCCGGCACGGTCCACTTCATCATCAACAACCAGATCGGCTTCACCACCAACCCGCGCTTCTCGCGCTCGTCGCCCTATCCGTCGGACGTCGCCAAGATGATCGAGGCGCCGATCTTCCACGTCAACGGCGACGATCCCGAGGCGGTCGTCTACGCCGCCAAGATCGCGACCGAGTTCCGGATGAAGTTCCACAAGCCGGTCGTGGTCGACATGTTCTGCTACCGCCGCTTCGGCCACAACGAGGGCGACGAGCCGGCCTTCACCCAGCCGATGATGTATCGCGCGATCCGTGCCCACAAGACGACGGTGCAGCTCTACGGCGAGAAGCTGATCGCCGAAGGCCTCATCACCGAGGCCGAGATCGACAGGATGCGGGCCGACTGGCGCGCGCATCTGGAGGGCGAGTTCGAGGCCGGCCAGAGCTACAGGCCGAACAAGGCCGACTGGCTCGACGGCGCCTGGTCGGGCCTGCGCACCGCCGACAACCAGGACGAGCAGCGCCGCGGCAAGACCTCCGTGCCGATGAAGACGCTGAAGGAGATCGGCAAGAAGCTGACCGAGGTGCCGGCCGATTTCGAGGTCCACCGCACCATCGGCCGCTTCCTCGAGAACCGGCGCAAGGCGATCGAATCCGGCGAGGGCATCGACTGGGCCACCGCCGAATCGCTCGCCTTCGGCTCGATCCTGCTCGAGGGCAACCCGATCCGCCTGTCCGGCCAGGATTCCGAGCGCGGCACCTTCTCGCAGCGCCACACCGTGCTCTACGACCAGCGCAACGAGGACCGCTACATCCCGCTGAACAATCTCGGGCCGCAGCAAGCCAATTACGAGGTCATCAACTCGATGCTCTCGGAAGAGGCCGTGCTCGGCTTCGAATACGGCTTCTCGCTGGCCGAGCCGCGGGCGCTGACCTTGTGGGAGGCCCAGTTCGGCGATTTCGCCAACGGCGCGCAGGTCGTGTTCGACCAGTTCATCTCGTCGGGCGAGCGCAAGTGGCTGCGCATGTCCGGCCTCGTCTGCCTGCTGCCGCACGGCTATGAGGGGCAGGGGCCGGAGCATTCCTCGGCGCGTCTGGAGCGTTTCCTCCAGATGTGCGCGGAAGACAACATGCAGGTCGCCAACTGCACCACGCCGGCCAACTACTTCCACATCCTGCGCCGGCAGTTGAAGCGCGACTTCCGCAAGCCGCTGATCCTGATGACGCCGAAGTCGCTGCTGCGCCACAAGCGGGCGGTCTCGACGCTGGCCGACCTGTCGGGCGACAGCGCCTTCCACCGCCTGTTGTGGGACGACGCCCAGTATTACGGCAACGAGCCGATCAAGCTCGTCAAGGATTCGAAGATCCGCCGCGTGGTCCTGTGCTCCGGCAAGGTCTATTACGACCTCTACGAGGAGCGCGAGAAGCGCGGCATCGACGACATCTACCTGCTGCGCGTCGAGCAGCTCTACCCGTTCCCGGCCAAGGCGCTGATCAACGAGTTGTCGCGCTTCCGCAACGCGGAAGTGGTCTGGTGCCAGGAAGAGCCGAAGAACATGGGCTCGTGGTCGTTCATCGAGCCCTATCTGGAATGGGTGCTGGCCCATATCGACGCCAAGCACCAGCGCGTGCGCTATGCCGGCCGCCCGGCGGCGGCCTCGCCCGCCACCGGCCTCATGTCCAAGCATCTGGCGCAGCTCGAGGCTTTCCTCGAAGATGCGCTCGGCAAGTAACCAACGGAATCGCTGAAGCGAACCAAGGCAACGGAAGAGAAGAATGGCTACCGAAATCCGCGTCCCCAC
The window above is part of the Aquamicrobium sp. genome. Proteins encoded here:
- a CDS encoding 2-oxoglutarate dehydrogenase E1 component, with the translated sequence MARQDQANDLFSLTSFLYGGNADYIERLYAAWLDDPSAVDPEWRDLFETLQDNAGDVRRNAEGASWKKPNWPVAANGELVSALDGDWGPSEIGKIEKHFEKKVKEKATASGGALSDADVLRATRDSVRAIMMIRAFRMRGHLHANLDPLGLAEPEEDYNELSPEAYGFTEADYDRPIFIDHVLGLEYATVRQMLDILKRTYCSTLGVEFMHISNPEEKAWIQERIEGPDKGIEFTENGKKAILQKLIEAEGFEQFIDVKYKGTKRFGLDGGESLIPALEQIIKRGGALGLKEIVFGMAHRGRLNVLTNVMAKPHRAVFHEFKGGSYAPDDVEGSGDVKYHLGASSDREFDGNKVHLSLTANPSHLEIVNPVVMGKARAKQDQIFGRTREEIVPQEERAKVLPLLLHGDAAFAGQGVVAEILGLSGLRGHRVAGTVHFIINNQIGFTTNPRFSRSSPYPSDVAKMIEAPIFHVNGDDPEAVVYAAKIATEFRMKFHKPVVVDMFCYRRFGHNEGDEPAFTQPMMYRAIRAHKTTVQLYGEKLIAEGLITEAEIDRMRADWRAHLEGEFEAGQSYRPNKADWLDGAWSGLRTADNQDEQRRGKTSVPMKTLKEIGKKLTEVPADFEVHRTIGRFLENRRKAIESGEGIDWATAESLAFGSILLEGNPIRLSGQDSERGTFSQRHTVLYDQRNEDRYIPLNNLGPQQANYEVINSMLSEEAVLGFEYGFSLAEPRALTLWEAQFGDFANGAQVVFDQFISSGERKWLRMSGLVCLLPHGYEGQGPEHSSARLERFLQMCAEDNMQVANCTTPANYFHILRRQLKRDFRKPLILMTPKSLLRHKRAVSTLADLSGDSAFHRLLWDDAQYYGNEPIKLVKDSKIRRVVLCSGKVYYDLYEEREKRGIDDIYLLRVEQLYPFPAKALINELSRFRNAEVVWCQEEPKNMGSWSFIEPYLEWVLAHIDAKHQRVRYAGRPAAASPATGLMSKHLAQLEAFLEDALGK